The Candidatus Saganbacteria bacterium genome contains a region encoding:
- a CDS encoding glycerol-3-phosphate acyltransferase, protein MFILILALSYLIGSVPFGLVISRMKGIDITKAGSGNTGATNVFRTIGKGWGILVF, encoded by the coding sequence ATGTTCATTCTGATACTTGCGCTGTCATATCTTATCGGTTCCGTCCCCTTCGGACTGGTCATATCAAGGATGAAAGGGATAGATATTACAAAGGCCGGCAGCGGGAACACGGGCGCGACCAATGTGTTCAGGACGATCGGAAAAGGATGGGGGATCCTTGTGTTTG